TTGTCTGGCCTTGCTGGAGCGCTACTAAAAGTTCAATTTTATATAGAGCACAACTACTTGTTTAAAAGTACACATGCGCTTAGTAAGGCGAAATTTAATAGGTATAAACAGGAGTTAATTACCTATAGTTTACGTGATGCAGAGGCTAAAGGTGAAAGAGGGTACGATAAAAATGTTTCTAACGATCTTAAAAATTTAAGGTTAGGCCTAATTTTAAATTTGGGTTTTGCATCTATAGACAACATGCTTTTTACGGTTTCTGAACATGGGGTTTGGGAGCTTTTGTTTAAGGATGTAGGATTGCAAAAAAATGGACCTGTAGGTTTCTGGGAGGTATTGAAAAAGAAACAGTCCATCGGAGCTACATTATTACACACCTGTGTAAATCCTGCTGAAAATGAAGTGCTCGCTACTGCCTTTTTCAATAGGCATTGGTCCATGACAGAAACGGCTACTATGGTTTCCGAAGGTAGTGTGTCACTTTTATTCAAGCATTTAAATAGGTTGGATAGGGGCGAATTAAAAATTGCAAATTTATATGTCGATAATCCTAATTATGATAAACCTACATTATTAAATGTTCTAGCGTATTTGGTTTTATTTTATTCGGAGTTCTTGAACAAGCTTATCGAAAAGTTCAGGGCCAAGTTCTTTAAGCGACGTTATGAATGTTGGACAATTTTCACGGGAAAATCGGGTTTTTTTGAAGATATTACGTCGGCTGCGGTACCATTAAAAATGCCAAACGACGAGTTTTGGGCGGATCCCTTTTTGTTTCATCATAATGAAAAAGACTACTTGTTTTTTGAAAACTATTCCTATAAAACTAAAAGAGGTAAAATTAGTTGCGGTATACTCCATAATAACGAACTAACACAGGTTATCGATGTGCTCGACTTTACTTTTCACTTGTCGTTTCCGTTTATTTTTGAGGAGGATGGTGATATTTTTTTAATGCCAGAGGGCAGTGAAAATAAGAAACTTGAAGTTTTTAAAGCGGTAGATTTTCCATCGAAATGGGAATTGTATACAACTGCTTTTGAAGGTGAAGTCGTTGGCGATGCTTTTTTTCATGTAGATGATGACCGGCAAAAATGGTTGTTTTTAAATAAGCAGGCCGCTAAAACCGCACCTATGAATAGCGAGTTGTTTATTTATAAGGTAGATGCTTATAAAATGAATGTACTGACTCCTCATAAACAGAATCCCGTTATAATTGATGCTCGGGTTGCTCGTAATGGCGGTGCTATTTTTAAGCATAACAACCAACTATACAGGCCATCGCAACGTAATGTAGATGGGGTTTATGGCAGATCCTTAAATATCAATAAAATTGAAAAATTAACCCTAGAGGAGTATAAAGAAACCACGGTACAAATTATTGAGCCTAGTTTTGATAAAAGATTAATAGGGCTTCATCATTTGCATCAACACAATGGCACTTTTGTTTTTGATGCCGCTTATCGTAGTAAACGGTAAGTTTTTGGAGGATTAAAATAGGTGTTAATAAGGTCTTCCTTCCCAAATTTCAACATCATCTACCCATTGGTACATCGGGTAATTGCTGCCATACACTTGGGTGAGCATTATAAAATCCAAATTATCATTTTTAGATGTCGTAACGCCAAAATGCTCTCCTATAAGCTGTCCGTTGACTTTCATTGAGGCATAACCGTCTGCGCCATTACTCCATTTAATATGGTACTCTACTTTAAACCATTCGCCCAAAATTAAAGGAATTTCTTTATTGCGCACTTGCCAAATTGGGTTTTGTGGGCTGGTATCGCCTTGTAACATCCAATACGAGTCCCCTCTTATATCGGTGGCCATAAAAGCGATCATTCTAAATCCATCGGTATAGGTGGCGTATTTATCCGTTTTGTATTCCCAGATAGCACGCCATTGGTCAACGCCTTGTAGCGATTCCGCATCGGTTTTCATCCAGTAAGAAATATACAAATCCTCTGGGTTTTCTTGTATATCGTTAATTTGATACGGCGCTTGGGTTACTTGTACATCATAATTTACACGTTGAAACAAAGTGCTGGTTTCAGTACCGTTAGGACCGGTTATCGTTTCTATTCTATTATCGATCGCATTGCCATTGTCATCACTAATATTATGGATACCACTGGGTTCGTTATTTATGGCAGAACCTAAAATATCTGGTGGCCAAAAAAATCCGGTTTCGGTATCCTTGCCTATAATGTATTGATATTCGTATTGTGTTTCTGTTAAGCTAACGCCCTCGAAGCCCGATTTAAAAAGAAGCGTAGCCTCCTCTGGCGAAATAATGGTTCCGGTTTCCGTTTCGGGAGTGACCTCAGGGGTGGGTATGATTGTGGTTTCCAGCATCTCTTTGTCCTTACTACAGGATAGTAGAAATAATATGGATATTAGAACGGGTACCATCTTAAATTTTGAAATTTCAAGTAGGTTCATTGGGGCAAGAATTTGTATTAACTGTAAAGATATACGGAAAAAGGCCTTAATTGGTTTCCGGCATTCGTATATAAAAGCGTTAAAGTTTAAGAATTTACGCGATAAGCGAAATTTAAATACATCTACAATGAAATCTTTCTAAAATTTTCAATTCAGCGCCTAGCGGAATTGCCCCAAGCTTGTTTACGGTACTATTTAAAGAGCATCATTATTTTTCAGGAAGCCCGTCCCAAATTTCAATATCATCGACCCATTGGTACATGGGGTAATTATTTCCATATACTTGGGTAATCATAATAAAATCCAATGGGTCGGCTTTTGAGGTTGTTGGGCCATGGTGTTCCCCAATTAACTGCCCGTTTACCTTCATGGAGGCATAGCCATCTTCACCGTTACTCCATTTTAAATGGTATTCTACCTTAAACCATTCATCGGTTAGTAACGGAATATCGTAATTTTCTATGCGCCAAACGGGTTGTCGTGGGCCAATATCGCCTTGAAACTGCCAGTATGGGGTACCTCTAATATCGGTTGCCATAAAAGCGATCATTCTAAAACCGTCTTTATAACTGGCATAATTTTTAGTTTTATATTCCCAAATGGCACGCCAAATATCTTTTCCTTTTAAGGAAACATCATCGGTTTTCATCCAATAGGTCATATACAGCTCCTTGGGGTTTTCTTTAATATTGTTTATTTGGTAGGGGGTTTGCGTTACTTGTACGTCATAGTTAACGCGTTGAAAAAGGGTAGTGGTCTCATTGCCTTTTGGGCCGGACACGGTTTCTAAAAAGTTGTCTATGGCAGGTCCGCCACCATCATTTACGGTATGTATGCCACTAGGCTCTTTGTCGGTACTAGCGGAACCTAATAGGGTAGGTGGCCAAGAGAAACCGGTAAACG
The genomic region above belongs to Maribacter hydrothermalis and contains:
- a CDS encoding glucosamine inositolphosphorylceramide transferase family protein is translated as MNIGVLINSIEQLDNWQLRVLNQIYQDPRFELILIVKEKLTPNWRLNATVSNTAFCSELSGLAGALLKVQFYIEHNYLFKSTHALSKAKFNRYKQELITYSLRDAEAKGERGYDKNVSNDLKNLRLGLILNLGFASIDNMLFTVSEHGVWELLFKDVGLQKNGPVGFWEVLKKKQSIGATLLHTCVNPAENEVLATAFFNRHWSMTETATMVSEGSVSLLFKHLNRLDRGELKIANLYVDNPNYDKPTLLNVLAYLVLFYSEFLNKLIEKFRAKFFKRRYECWTIFTGKSGFFEDITSAAVPLKMPNDEFWADPFLFHHNEKDYLFFENYSYKTKRGKISCGILHNNELTQVIDVLDFTFHLSFPFIFEEDGDIFLMPEGSENKKLEVFKAVDFPSKWELYTTAFEGEVVGDAFFHVDDDRQKWLFLNKQAAKTAPMNSELFIYKVDAYKMNVLTPHKQNPVIIDARVARNGGAIFKHNNQLYRPSQRNVDGVYGRSLNINKIEKLTLEEYKETTVQIIEPSFDKRLIGLHHLHQHNGTFVFDAAYRSKR